The region AGATATAGCGTGGCAACTTCTCCAGCCTCAATAGGAATTTTTATTTTGTGCTCTGGCTGCCAATCGCCCATATCAAAATCGTGAGAAATCACGCGAGTACCAGGTTTAAGTTGTTCCCACAGACGAGGACGCAGTTTGAGATTAAGGTGAGGCAGGAGATAAAGAATCAGAACTGTTGCATCACCAAATTGACTTTCATATAAATCTTGCTGGTAAAAGGTAAGCAGATGGTGCACTCCAGCCTGATGAGCAGACTGGGTAGCTTCGTGAACGCGATCGCGATCAATATCAATTCCTACGCCGCGGATACCAAACCGTTGGGCTGCTGCAATCAAAATCCGCCCATCACCGCAACCCAAATCATATACAAGGTCATTTGGGTCAAGTTTTGCCAGTTGCAGTATCCCCTCCACGACTTCTGGAGGAGTGGGCAAAAAACCAATATCAGGTCTGCGGTCAGGCATGGAATAAAGGCGATCGCGTGCATAAGAATCAGCCCTTCATTGTAAAGCTTCAGCAAATATCCTTTGGCTCTCTAATAAAAATTCCGTATGATTCAGAAACAGTTCAACTCCTGATTGGGGCACTAGATTTGAGCAACCTCTCTCCAGTCTCCTCAGAGTTGTGCTTGCTTACCTGCGTTTGGATTGTCACACCTTTACTGCACCTACCACTATGAACCGCTTTCAGGATGTCTTCATTTCCTACGGCAGGGCGGACAGTAAGTTTCTTGCCAAGAAATTAAACGATCGCCTGATTGCCCAAGGGCTGGAAGTCTGGTTTGACTTTGAAGACATTCCGCTAGGCGTCAATTATCAGAAGCAAATAGACGATGGGATTGAAAAAGCAGACAATTTTCTGTTCATTATTTCTCCTCATGCTGTCAATTCGCCCTACTGCGCCTTAGAAGTTGAACGAGCGCTGAAGCAGAATAAACGGATTATTCCTGTGCTGCACATTGAGCAGATTAGCCACGAAATTTGGCAACAGCGTTTTCCTCAGGGCACTGCTCAACAATGGGAGTCTTATCAGTCCCAGGGTAAGCATTCCAGCTTCCCCAACATGCATCCAGAGATCTGCAAAATTAATTGGGTCTACTGTCGGGAAGGAGTGGACGATTTTGAGCAATCGCTGCAAGATCTGCTGGCAATTTTTGAGCGCGATCGCGTGTATGTTCGGCAGCACACTGCCTTCTTAGCAAAAGCATTGGAATGGCAGCATCACCACCACGAACCGCAGTACCTCTTGATTAGAGAAGAACGACAACAAGCTGAAACCTGGCTCAAAACGCGCTTTCAGGACAGACAACCACCCTGTATTCCCACCGATCTGCACTGTGAATTCATCACTGAAAGCACCAAAAATGCCAACAACCTGATGACCCAGGTGTTCATTTCCTGGGCAAGGGACGATCGCGCGTTGATGGAACAGTTCCGTCGCAGCCTATTGCGAGAAAACCTCACGGTTTGGGTTAGCAAAACGGATATTCAAACTGGAGCTGATTTTCAGCAGGAAATCAACCACGGCATTGAAGAAGCTGATAACGTGGTTTACCTGATTTCTCCCGCTGCGCTCAAATCACCCGACTGCCAGCAAGAAATTCAATACGCCCTTAGTCTTAACAAACGCATCATTCCATTGCTGATTCGCTTTACCGATCTCAATCTCATTCCATCTGAACTTCGGAGTTTACACTTTATTAATTTTGCCGACAATACAACTCAAGCTCAACATGAGCGTGATGTTGCCAAATTAATCAAAATCCTGAACCAGGATGCTGGGTACTACGAAGAACACAAGATTTTACTCACCAAAGCACTGAAGTGGGATCGGCAGCATCGGAATCCCAGTATTTTGTTGCGAGGTTATAATCTGCGCCATGCCGAAGCCTGGCTAAAAGTTGCTCACCATCGAGAACAGCATCATCCGATTCCCTTAATCGAAGAATTTATTCAGGAAAGTTTACGGCAGCCAGAGGGAGTGCCGCTGGATGTCTTTGTTTCATACTCTCGCAAAGATTCTGAATTTGCCCGTCGGCTCAACGATGCTTTGCAAATTCATGGAAAAACAACCTGGTTTGACCAGGAGAATATTGCGGCTGGTAGCCCTGATTTTCAGCAAGAAATCTACCGCGGAATTGAAAACAGCGACCACTTCTTATTTATCATTTCACCCAGTTCAATTGGTTCACCGTATTGCTTTGGCGAGGTAGATTATGCCACACGGCTGAACAAACGTATAATCACGGTATTGGCTGAGTCAGTAAAGCTAGAGAGCTTGCCTCCTGCTTTAGCAACTGTGCAGTGGATTGATTTCAGTCGGCATGATAGTGCCTTCGATGCCAGTTTCAGTACACTGCTTCGTACCTTGGACACAGATCCAGAGCATTTACGAACCCATACTCGCTTGTTGGTGAGAGCGTTGGAATGGGAAAATCGCGATCGCGATGAAAGTTTGTTGTTGCGAGGCAGCAGTTTGAAGGAAATTCAACAATGGCTACTGGCAAGCCCCCACAAAAACCCACAGCCAACCCGCCTGCAACGAGATTATGTAACCGCTTCCAACGCGACGGAGATCCAGCGACAACGAGCGACCTTACGCCTGCAACGGGTGGGCTTAGGTCTTATTAGTGTTGCATCCCTGGCAGCGATCGCCCTAGGATTAACTGCTTACCGACAATATCAGGCAGCCAATCGTTCTCGGATAGAGGCACAAAAAGAGCGCATCTGGGCACAAACCAGAACTTCTGAAGCGCTGTTTCGCTCTGAGCGTCCATTTGAAGCACTGCTAGAAGCCATGCATGCAGGCATTGAGTTCAAGCAATTTGGCATTGCTGATGACAAACTCAAGTCAACCGTTGTCACAGCGTTGCAGCAAGCGGTGTTTTGGGTGCAAGAAAATCAGCGCATTGGTGCCCATGCTGGAATTATTTGGGATGTGGATACCAGCCCCGATACAAAATTCATTGCGTCAGCTAGTGACGATGGCTCCGTTAAAATCTGGAACCAGGACGGCACCTTAGTCAACCAAATCCGCAGTCAACAAAATGATGCCTTTATGGCAGTTGCCTTTTCTCCGAATCAGCAACTTTTAGCTGTGGGAGGTTCGAGCCGGAATGGCACACAAGGGCAAGCATTTCTGGTGCGGTTGGGTGATAAACAGCAGCGAATCCTATTGGGGCGGCAACTGGCTCCTGTAGTGGGGATCGCCTTTTCTCCGAATGGGCAAACGATCGCGACTGCCAGCGAAGACAGTATGGTGCGGTTGTGGAATGTGAACGGAAAACTGTTGAAAACTCTGGAAGGGCACAATGCCCCTGTGCGGTCAGTGACCTTTAGCCCCGATGGGCAACTGATTGCCACTGCCAGCGACGATCGCACGATTCGCTTGTGGAGCCAGAATGGCACTCCAATTAAAACCTTGATTGGTCATACGGCTCAGGTTCGTAGCGTCAGCTTTAGCCGCGATGGCAAACACCTGGTTTCTGCCAGTTGGGATGAAACTGTGCGTCTCTGGAACCGCGACGGCACTCCCATTCGGGCGATCGCTGGGCATGGTTCTCTGGTGAATGACGCTAAATTTAGCCAGGATGGCAAAACTATTGCCTCAGCAGGATGGGACAAAACTATCAAGTTATGGACGCTGAATGGCACTTTAATCACCAGCCTACCTGGGCACAGTGCCCAAATTCGGAACCTTAGCTTTAGTCATCGGGATGGCTTATTACTTTCGGCAGGAGGCGATCGCGTGATTCGACGCTGGACACTCAACCGCCCCCTTCTTGCAACACTGCAAGCTCATTGGGCAAGAGTCTACAGTGTCTCGTTTTCTCCAGATGATCAAATCCTGGCTTCAGCCGGAGCCGATAATACGATTCACCTTTGGGATCGTCAAGGGAACCCCCTGCGCCAGCTTAAAGGGCATCAAGGCATTGTGTGGTCAGTTGGCTTTAGTCCAGACAGTAAGCTTCTTGCCTCTGCCAGTTCCGACCATACGATTAAGCTATGGAACCGTAACGGGCAGTTACTCAAAACACTGGTTGGACATGCGGGGCCTGTCCATTCTGTGAAGTTCAGCCCAGATGGCAACCTGTTGGTTTCAGCCGGAGCCGATCAAACTGTACGGTTGTGGCGGCGGGATGGCTTGCTTATTCGCATCCTGCAAAACTTCAACCGCGGGTTGCTCTCAGCCAGCTTTAGCCCCAACGGACGTAGCCTGGCTGTTTCCGGCTGGGATAATACGGTTCAGCTAATGACCTTGCAGGGAAAAGTCATCACCCAACTGAAGGGTCACCAGGGATGGGTTTACAGCGTGATGTTTAGTCGGAATGGCAAGCACCTGTTGACTGCTAGCTACGACGGCACTGCAAAGATTTGGAGCCAAGATGGTCACCTTGTACAGACTTTGAGGGGACACGAAGATGGAGTAGTTGCTGCAGTGTTTAGCCATGACGAGCGCTTTATTGCTACGGCCAGTTATGACGGCACTGTAAAGCTGTGGAAGCAGGATGGCAGGCTAATTACAACGCTGCGGGGACATCGCGATCGCGTCAGTGATGTAAGCTTTAGCCAGGATGGTAACTTGCTAGCTACTGCCAGCGAAGATCAAACCGTCTTGCTTTGGAAGTTTGCGATTCAAGGAGAATTGGACAAGCTTCTGGCACGAAGCTGCGAGTGGACCCATGATTACTTGCAAACCCATGCCCAGATACTTACTGAGATTCAGACATTTTGCAAAACCCAGCCGCAATAGTAGCGTTGGTCAAACAACTCAGATCGGTACTGGTCCGGGTGTTGAGTCACTCATGCTTTCTGACTTGCTTTTTCCTAACTGTTCTATCGCTACGGCTATAGTTTAAATTCCGAATTAAGAAAGAGGCGCAGCGCTGTAACTTCACGCTAAAAAAGAGAAAAGAGTAGTCAGGAGCGCTCTATGCAACGGACGATACTCATGCTTGCTGGGACAGTTGTGGCTCTAGTCGGCTTCGTTCCTGTTAGTGTTGCCCAAAATCAGTCCTCATCACCGTCACCCGCTGAGCTATTGGGGGTTCAAGAACGGTCTATTCAAAAAAACTCCAGACCTATGCCCCAAGTCATTCCCCCAGAATCAAACCAGGTCTCTGATTCCTCCGATAACCAACTCTTGCTATACAGGATTGATCGCAATACACGGGTTGTGGTTGGTCCCAGTCGTAGCACTGCTCAACCAGGTGATTTCCCTAATACAGCTCCCGATAGAGATAATAGACTGCAGCTACTCCTCGATTTAGATCAATAACACGCTCAATTTCAATGAATAAGCCACTGGATGAAGCGCGATCGCACGAATTGGCGCAACAGGTCAAAAGCAAAACAAAAGCGCCATTTGAGAATGCCCATCGAGCAGCACTAGCGGTTTCGGGAGCGCATTACGTTCAGGGCTTCCTGGTAGTGAAAAATCGTACTAAACCCCTGGAGCATGCCTGGATTGAGTTAGAAGATTGCATCCTCGATCCATCCTTTCCCTTCCTGAATCACTCGTCTGAGCAACTTTACTACTTCCCAGTGCAGCGCCTGACGGTAAAGCAACTCAAAACTGCGATCGAAGAAGCTAAAGAAGACTACCCAGATGATCCACCTTTGCCGATTTATGGAGCGGCTCCCTATGAATACTACGGAGATGTGATGCTCGGTGGTCGAGATTACCAGGAAGCTTTTGAAGCGGCTCAACGTCAATGTCAGGCGTTGAAATCTCCATCATCTGGAAACGGCAAACGGTTCTAGCTCCTAATGTAAATCAGCTTCCCAAACAGCAATATAAACGCGGTCTTTATCATTTCGTTCAATCACTCCTTTCAAGGCTCCCGTATTGAAAGTATATTGATTGGAATTTCGATTTCGCACATTGTTCAAGCCTTCTTCAATCGGTGCTGTGAGAGCACCATTGAGCATACTGTTCAGGGTATTTGCCATCACGGTGCGATCTACTGACTGCGCGAATGATGCCTCTGTTTGCCGTACCTTGTTTGTAGTCTTGTCGTACAAATAGGCAACTGTTACCTGGTCAGGTACAAGATCATACTGTACAGCTCGCGTATTTGCCCAAAATCCTTCTTTGGCTGTTGTGGGTTCGCCTAATTGTGTCTTAATGCTGTCAATTCCTGTACCAGTAGGATAACCAGGCACCGCTAGATCAGTTAGAGTTCCCTCCTCATCAGGAGTCGCTTCGGGTGGCACAGGTTCGGGGGAGAGAGAGGGAGTAGGGGAGGGGGAAACTACAACAGGTGGTGGTGCAGGAGTAGGAGATGTAATGGATGAGGGAGAAGGAGATATGGTAACCGTTGGTGAAGGTGAAGGCTTTACCAAATTGGCAGAGTTGGATTGGGAATGATACCAGTAAGCTCCTAAAGCGGAGGCAGACGCACTGGCGATCGCAGCCATAGCCAGAAGAATGCCTAACCTGGGGCGAGATCGCTGAGGTGAGAGAGGAGGTTGTGGAGTGCTATACACCTCCGGCGTATAACCATTTGGGGCAACTGGGGGCATTGGTGGACTAATCGGAACAGTTGCAGCCGTTTTGAGACTTGCTGGCTGAGCTGCGATGGGTGCACTGGTGGTCAGGTTATCCGGTAATAATCGCAGCCAATCCTCAACTGTCGCTGGGCGATACTGCACATCTAACGCCATCCCTCGCATAATTGCTTGATTCGTGGCTGCTGTAATATCGGGACGCAAATCTTTGGGAGCAGGCATGGGTTGGCGATCGCGCAGAATCGAAGGCACTGGCACATGAGCCGTTAAGAGGGCGTAGAGCGTTGCCGCCAGCCCGTATACATCAGTTGCGGGAGTGCGCTGCGCCTGCGATAGATACTGCTCTGGCGGTGCATAACCAGTGGAAATGATACTGGTATGGGTTTGGGTTGCTCCCAAGGTAAATTCGCGAGCAATGCCAAAATCAATCAGAATAACTGTGCTTGTTCCTTGACGAAGAATAATGTTTTGAGGCTTGACATCTCGATGCAACAACCCATTCGTATGGACTACCTGGAGTGCTGCCCCAATCTGCCGGATGTAGTGAATAGCTGTGGTTTCAGGCAAAGGTTGTTCGGGAAAAACAAGTTCTTCCAGGGTGCAGCCAGGAATATAATCCATTACTAAAAAGGGTATGCCATTCTCAATAAAAAAATCGCTGACCCGCACAATATTGGGATGGGTGCACAGTGCCAGTCTTCGCCCTTCATCCTGGAATTGTCGCTGTACAGCACTAAATTCTGCCTGCGGCTGACTGGATGGGTTCAGGGTCTTGATGACGACTGTTTGTTGCAGGTAATGATGAGTGGCTCGGAAGGTCACCCCAAAACCACCTTCCCCTAGCACCTGATCAAGAGTATACTTGCCATCCTGTAACGATTTGCCGACCAACGAGTTCATGAGTGCGAACACTCCTCAAATTCACCTTTGCTTATCCAGGATAGCGAAGGACGCTGACGGTATTGTTTGGAGTGAAAGCAATGACTCCTTTTTCGGATGCCTCAAGCTATGTCCACTAGAGTGGATAGGTCTGGAGGGTGTTGTTCAATAACAAAGTTGTGTGATTATCGATTAACTCTAGATGTCCCTCTGGGGTTATGGCGCTGTAACGTTCAAAATACTCGCGCACAGTAGTTGGAAAGTGAGGAAAGTGGAAAATCGCATCTCCGCTGGCAATGTCTGACCAGAAATTTCGGAGGTCAGGAATCAAGGCTTCCGCTTCGTCAGCAGACAGGCTAAGTGGCGAATGGGTCAGCAACTGTCGTAGAAAAGGGGGGGATTGTAGTGCCAGGCGATCGCGGGAGACTTGCGGCAATTCCTGCCAACCGGGAACTGAGGTAACTCGCTCCGAATGAATTGTGAGATAGTGCTGCTGATGGGAATTTACAGAATAATGCAGCAGGCGATAGGGATGGGGATAGCTAATGAGCGAGCCAGTTGTGATATCGTATAGTCCATCGTGATATGCCACATCCTGTACATGCAAATGCCCTGTGAAAACTAGTTGTACCCCTCCCTGCTGTAATGTTGTGCGTAACTCAGCCGCATTCTGCAAAAAGTATCGCTTCGCCAGGGGATGCCGTGCTTGATTGGGAAGATGCTCCACAATGTTGTGATGAATCATTACCAGTTTCAGGTCATCGGGAAACGCTGCCAATATGGCTTTTAACCACTCCAGTTGGAGCGTGTCTAATCGTCCAACCTGTTTTCCTGAACTGTCAAACTCAATCGAATTTAGCCCAATCAGGCGCACGCCTGGCAATAAAGCTTGAGTGTAATAAAGTTGATGAGAGTCCTGGTAGCCGAATGCCCGGTAATAATGGGGAAAGTCCTCTGGGGCGATCGCCGCTGCATCTCCCAGGGTCTGAGGCAAGTCGTGATTTCCCGGAATCACGTAAGCTGGGTAGGGAAGTTTTGCCAAGCGATCGGCTAACCAGGCGTGATTTTCTGGCTCACCGTGCTGGGTTAAATCTCCTGGCAGCAGCAAAAAATCCAACTTTAACTGACTGAGACGGTCTAAGATGACTTCTAGAGCAGGAATGCTGATTTCAACCAGATGCACTCGATTAGGATGCTCCCAAACAGTGTGAGGCAACGCGATATGTAGGTCGCTAATAATTGCAAATCGAAAATCCAGACTCATGATTCCAATCTACCGCGAACTGGGAAAGGGAAGAATGAGATCGAAACTAATGGCTCATCAAAAACGACAAAGCAAAAAGAGTTTCCATAACTGCTCTTGCACCTTACCCTTTGAAAGAACTACATGAATATGCAACTCACTGCTAAAGCCTGCGCTTCTGCTCTACTCGGAAGTCTTTTGCTAGGAGGGACAATTCTGATCACTCCTGCTGCTCAAGCTCAGCAAACAGTTCCATCTGTCCCCACTGCTGCAACTGCTCAATGGAAACCGTTTACGCCTGCGAAGGGTGGCTTTACGATTACGATGCCTGGTCAGCCAACTGAACGCACTCAAACCCTTGATACCCCAGCGGGCAATATCAGTACTTATTTCTATAGCAGCAGTTCCAACGGTGGAAAAGTAAACTACACCGTCTCATACGTGGATCTACCAAAAGGGGTTAGTGAAATGCCTGCCAATTTGCTGCTAGAAGCGATCGCTAGTGGGTTAACTGGGGATGAGCGAGTGAAGGTATTGAGCGAAAAGGTGATTACTCTAGACAATCACCCTGGACGTGAGTTTAAGATCGAAAGCCCAACTAAATCGATCGTTCGACACCGAGCCTATCTTGTTAACCAGCGGGTTTATCAAGTGGTTGCAGAAGTTCCAGCCGCTGAGGAATCAACTCTGGGCAAGGAGGTTGAACGGTTTTTGGAGTCATTTAAGTTGCAATAGGGACTTAGCATCGCTAAACCCGCACCGACAATTAATCAGATTATTCTAGAGGTTCAGTCTTGCCAATTGTTCGCGTTCGAGAACACGTCAATCCCCTCAGCAAAAAGTATCAAATTGCCGCCACCCCTCCTGACTGGCAAACTATTTACACAGATATTACGCGCCCATTGCATCTGGATATTGGTTGTGGCAAAGGGCGGTTTTTGCTGGAAATGGCACAGCGCCAACCTGATTGGAATTACCTGGGTTTGGAGATTCGAGAACCACTAGTGGAGCAAGCCAATCAATGGCGGATGGCGGCAAATCTGTCCAATTTGTACTATTTATTCTGCAACGCCAATAATTCTCTGCGCCCATTGCTGAATTCTTTGCCATCTGATGTGTTGCATGTGGTAACGATTCAATTTCCAGATCCCTGGTTCAAACGTCGGCATCAAAAACGGCGAGTGGTGCAGCCAGAGCTTGTGGCAGATTTGTCTGAGTTTTTGGTGGAGGGTGGCACAGTGTTTATTCAGTCGGATGTGGAGGAAGTGGCACTGGAGATGCGCGATCGCTTTGATGAACACCCAGCTTTCATCCGGCAGCACATGGATTGGCTCTCTACTAACCCAATGCCAGTGCAGACCGAACGAGAATTGCTGGTGCTGTCGTTTCATGATCCGGTGTATCGCGCCATTTACACCCACGATCGCAGCCACATCCGGAGTTGAAATTCCATCGGTGACAGCGGTAACCCCAGATAAATTGGCATCCAGAAAACGAATGCCAACCCTACTAGCCCTATCACAATCATGCCGATATAGCGTAGATCAGAGCGATCACTTCCCAGCCAGCGATCCACCAACCACGCCAATGCCAGACTGGCAAACACAGATGCCCCCATGTAGTGATACAGAAAAATGCAGCGGGCTACCCGTACCCAGGGCAGCAGATTGGCTAGATAGTTAACCGCCAGAAATAACACTAACCATTGTTCTGCCGGACTTACTCCCCAGATGGATGTTGCAAACAGGGTGAAAGAGCGAGACTGCGAGGAACGACGCTGTTCGATCACGAGTTGAACCATTAACCCCAGCGCCAGTGCCAGAACTAGCGCAATCGCTAGTGTGGAGAACCACCACAAAAATGGATTGCCCATCGCATGCACATCGTAAATCACCTTTTCTGCTGAAAGCGGCGGCAACACATGTTCTGAAGGGAGCGGATCGCCCTTGCCCGTAATCCGATAAAAATACGCCACAGGTCGCCACATTACTAACCAGCTATACCAGTTAGAGCAGTAAGGATGCACATCAGGACCACTACCCACACGATTGTGGTAGCTCAAAATTTCACCCTGGAGCGCCCAAAAGTCTTGCCAGAACCCCATTTTTGCGTTCAGCCGCAGATGGGGAATCCAGGTAAAGGCATAGGTGAGAAATGGGATAGCTCCCAGATAACCTCCAACCTGCCACCAGCGAAGTTGCAACAGTTTTTGTAACGGGGTTTGACATAAAGTTTCTGCTGATTCCGTGGCTAGATCCCGGTCAGGATGCAGATGGCGATCGCGCTGCTGGAGCCAATGCAATCCCTGAGCTAAAATCCATAACCCGTAGGCTCCTAGCAAAAACCACAGCCCATTCCATTTGATAGCAACAGCAGATCCAAAACCCATCCCCGCTAAAATCAGCCAGCCCACACGATTCACCCCCCGGCAGTTAAGTGCTAGCAGCAAACACCACCAACCCACTAATCCCAAAATCACCAGGTATACATTGTTCAGGGCATAGCGCGACTCGACTAAAAACAATCCATCCAGTGCAGCGAATACCCCAGCAATCAGGGCATAGCTCCGCCGCTGCAAAAGTTGATAGGCAATGCCTGCGCTTACTAGCGGGATGAAGCCTCCCACCAGAGCATTGATCCAGCGGTAGGTCCATGGAGCATATAGCCCACCAGTTAAGCCATTTTTGACTGCTTGACCGAATGGCAATTGATTTCCCAGCCACATTCCTACCGCAATGATGTATTTGCTCAGGGGTGGATGCCCATCGAAGAATCGTGTTTGGCTAAGGTAGTTGTGAGCAAATTTGGCGTAATACACTTCGTCGAATACCAGAGTATTGAAGCGATCGAGTCCCCAAAACCGCAGCGTTAAGGAGAAACCTAGCAGTCCAATCATGCTCACGCCAAACCAGGGAAATGAAGATTTAGATGGCTTGTGGAACGAAGTCATAACAAGGGGATGAGGAAGTGGGGATGTGGGGGAGAAATAGTGATATTTGATGCGCGCAGCCGTTGCATTCAAACCCGTACACTTGCGAGAATGAAGCGTATGACTTCTGAAAAAACTTCTGAGCAACCCGCAAGCACGGCAAACCCATCTGTTAAATCTCCTGCCAAAATTTGGTGGGATAATTTTCAGGCTCTGTTAACTGCGTTGATTTTAGCGCTGCTGATCCGGTTATTTGTGGCAGAACCGCGATTTATTCCGTCTGATTCTATGGTGCCGACTCTGGCGGTGGGCGATCGCCTTGTGGTAGAGAAAGTCTCTTATCGCTTTCATCCACCGGAATTTGGTGACATTGTGGTGTTCGACCCGCCACCCCATCTACAAGAATTCGGCTTTAAGAAAGATCAGGCATTCATCAAGCGGATTATTGCTCAGCCTGGGCAGACAGTGCAGGTATCAGGTGGCAAGGTGTATGTCGATAACCGTCCTTTAGTGGAACCGTACATTGCTGCTGCACCAGATTATGTACTGCCAGCTGTTGAAGTGCCTCCAGGTCAGTACTTTGTGATGGGTGATAATCGCCCTAACAGCAATGATTCGCACGTTTGGGGGTTTTTGCCTGCCAATTACATCATCGGTCGCGCCTGCTTTCGGTTTTATCCGTTTGATCGCATTGGACTCGTTAAATAGTTGGTTAGATGCCCCAGGGTTGTGCAAACTCAGGATTGTCTAAGCTTAACAGGGGGTAATTGGTGCAAAGAGGGTAGCTGAATGTTGTCTTGGGCTTCGCGCTGAATGCGTCCAGTTTCTAGAGCTTCGTAGAGTGCTTCTAGTGAGTTGAGATCACTTTTGCGATAACTTTTGAGGGCAAGCACCTGGCGAATCAGTCCTTCAGATTCAACACTCAAATACCCTGTTTGGAATGCAG is a window of Leptolyngbyaceae cyanobacterium JSC-12 DNA encoding:
- a CDS encoding Putative RNA methylase family UPF0020 (IMG reference gene:2510095883); this translates as MPDRRPDIGFLPTPPEVVEGILQLAKLDPNDLVYDLGCGDGRILIAAAQRFGIRGVGIDIDRDRVHEATQSAHQAGVHHLLTFYQQDLYESQFGDATVLILYLLPHLNLKLRPRLWEQLKPGTRVISHDFDMGDWQPEHKIKIPIEAGEVATLYLWTIAEATVTLKG
- a CDS encoding WD40 repeat-containing protein (IMG reference gene:2510095884~PFAM: WD domain, G-beta repeat; TIR domain) is translated as MNRFQDVFISYGRADSKFLAKKLNDRLIAQGLEVWFDFEDIPLGVNYQKQIDDGIEKADNFLFIISPHAVNSPYCALEVERALKQNKRIIPVLHIEQISHEIWQQRFPQGTAQQWESYQSQGKHSSFPNMHPEICKINWVYCREGVDDFEQSLQDLLAIFERDRVYVRQHTAFLAKALEWQHHHHEPQYLLIREERQQAETWLKTRFQDRQPPCIPTDLHCEFITESTKNANNLMTQVFISWARDDRALMEQFRRSLLRENLTVWVSKTDIQTGADFQQEINHGIEEADNVVYLISPAALKSPDCQQEIQYALSLNKRIIPLLIRFTDLNLIPSELRSLHFINFADNTTQAQHERDVAKLIKILNQDAGYYEEHKILLTKALKWDRQHRNPSILLRGYNLRHAEAWLKVAHHREQHHPIPLIEEFIQESLRQPEGVPLDVFVSYSRKDSEFARRLNDALQIHGKTTWFDQENIAAGSPDFQQEIYRGIENSDHFLFIISPSSIGSPYCFGEVDYATRLNKRIITVLAESVKLESLPPALATVQWIDFSRHDSAFDASFSTLLRTLDTDPEHLRTHTRLLVRALEWENRDRDESLLLRGSSLKEIQQWLLASPHKNPQPTRLQRDYVTASNATEIQRQRATLRLQRVGLGLISVASLAAIALGLTAYRQYQAANRSRIEAQKERIWAQTRTSEALFRSERPFEALLEAMHAGIEFKQFGIADDKLKSTVVTALQQAVFWVQENQRIGAHAGIIWDVDTSPDTKFIASASDDGSVKIWNQDGTLVNQIRSQQNDAFMAVAFSPNQQLLAVGGSSRNGTQGQAFLVRLGDKQQRILLGRQLAPVVGIAFSPNGQTIATASEDSMVRLWNVNGKLLKTLEGHNAPVRSVTFSPDGQLIATASDDRTIRLWSQNGTPIKTLIGHTAQVRSVSFSRDGKHLVSASWDETVRLWNRDGTPIRAIAGHGSLVNDAKFSQDGKTIASAGWDKTIKLWTLNGTLITSLPGHSAQIRNLSFSHRDGLLLSAGGDRVIRRWTLNRPLLATLQAHWARVYSVSFSPDDQILASAGADNTIHLWDRQGNPLRQLKGHQGIVWSVGFSPDSKLLASASSDHTIKLWNRNGQLLKTLVGHAGPVHSVKFSPDGNLLVSAGADQTVRLWRRDGLLIRILQNFNRGLLSASFSPNGRSLAVSGWDNTVQLMTLQGKVITQLKGHQGWVYSVMFSRNGKHLLTASYDGTAKIWSQDGHLVQTLRGHEDGVVAAVFSHDERFIATASYDGTVKLWKQDGRLITTLRGHRDRVSDVSFSQDGNLLATASEDQTVLLWKFAIQGELDKLLARSCEWTHDYLQTHAQILTEIQTFCKTQPQ
- a CDS encoding hypothetical protein (IMG reference gene:2510095885), which encodes MQRTILMLAGTVVALVGFVPVSVAQNQSSSPSPAELLGVQERSIQKNSRPMPQVIPPESNQVSDSSDNQLLLYRIDRNTRVVVGPSRSTAQPGDFPNTAPDRDNRLQLLLDLDQ
- a CDS encoding hypothetical protein (IMG reference gene:2510095886); translated protein: MNKPLDEARSHELAQQVKSKTKAPFENAHRAALAVSGAHYVQGFLVVKNRTKPLEHAWIELEDCILDPSFPFLNHSSEQLYYFPVQRLTVKQLKTAIEEAKEDYPDDPPLPIYGAAPYEYYGDVMLGGRDYQEAFEAAQRQCQALKSPSSGNGKRF
- a CDS encoding serine/threonine protein kinase (IMG reference gene:2510095887~PFAM: Protein kinase domain), which codes for MNSLVGKSLQDGKYTLDQVLGEGGFGVTFRATHHYLQQTVVIKTLNPSSQPQAEFSAVQRQFQDEGRRLALCTHPNIVRVSDFFIENGIPFLVMDYIPGCTLEELVFPEQPLPETTAIHYIRQIGAALQVVHTNGLLHRDVKPQNIILRQGTSTVILIDFGIAREFTLGATQTHTSIISTGYAPPEQYLSQAQRTPATDVYGLAATLYALLTAHVPVPSILRDRQPMPAPKDLRPDITAATNQAIMRGMALDVQYRPATVEDWLRLLPDNLTTSAPIAAQPASLKTAATVPISPPMPPVAPNGYTPEVYSTPQPPLSPQRSRPRLGILLAMAAIASASASALGAYWYHSQSNSANLVKPSPSPTVTISPSPSSITSPTPAPPPVVVSPSPTPSLSPEPVPPEATPDEEGTLTDLAVPGYPTGTGIDSIKTQLGEPTTAKEGFWANTRAVQYDLVPDQVTVAYLYDKTTNKVRQTEASFAQSVDRTVMANTLNSMLNGALTAPIEEGLNNVRNRNSNQYTFNTGALKGVIERNDKDRVYIAVWEADLH
- a CDS encoding putative phosphohydrolase (IMG reference gene:2510095888~PFAM: Calcineurin-like phosphoesterase), which produces MSLDFRFAIISDLHIALPHTVWEHPNRVHLVEISIPALEVILDRLSQLKLDFLLLPGDLTQHGEPENHAWLADRLAKLPYPAYVIPGNHDLPQTLGDAAAIAPEDFPHYYRAFGYQDSHQLYYTQALLPGVRLIGLNSIEFDSSGKQVGRLDTLQLEWLKAILAAFPDDLKLVMIHHNIVEHLPNQARHPLAKRYFLQNAAELRTTLQQGGVQLVFTGHLHVQDVAYHDGLYDITTGSLISYPHPYRLLHYSVNSHQQHYLTIHSERVTSVPGWQELPQVSRDRLALQSPPFLRQLLTHSPLSLSADEAEALIPDLRNFWSDIASGDAIFHFPHFPTTVREYFERYSAITPEGHLELIDNHTTLLLNNTLQTYPL